A genomic region of Melanotaenia boesemani isolate fMelBoe1 chromosome 21, fMelBoe1.pri, whole genome shotgun sequence contains the following coding sequences:
- the slc16a12b gene encoding monocarboxylate transporter 12-B isoform X2, with product MSWCISIFFMEFQAHFGADYSSTAWIHSLVDCSTMLFAPVGSLVGNRWSCRVAVMSGGVLSSCGLLLSSFSTSLELLYISMGVLTGLGFALSYTPTVALVGCYFQQRKALAYGIAMSGSGIGTFVLASVVQLLIELYSWRGALLILSAFVANLCVCGALLRPITVQKEEKTCDTELTVKPSNQSKHSLLPSAKLSAPPSLPLENPTPRRRCFSSCFLSSEEYRFLKTPDFLGLAASFLFLASGCSLPFVYLVPYALSVGVDHQHAAFLMSILGVINIVGNVTFGWLTDRRCLKPHRLSCYVLSVVLEGLCCLFTPLLRSFTLLVPFAILYGYFDGAYVALIPVVTSDIIGGPYLSSALGVVYFLHAIPYLISPPIVGWLVDITESYTSTFLLSGAALLASALIVSTVAGIRRCKQLTTKRRLLPLSLTDQSNCLSKKGVHRDVAS from the exons atgagctg GTGCATCTCCATCTTCTTCATGGAGTTTCAGGCCCACTTTGGAGCCGACTACTCCTCCACAGCATGGATCCACAGCCTGGTGGACTGCAGCACCATGCTGTTCG cACCTGTGGGCAGCCTGGTGGGGAACCGCTGGTCCTGCAGGGTGGCGGTGATGTCAGGTGGTGTCCTTTCGTCCTGCGGCCTCTTACTCAGCTCCTTCTCCACCAGCCTGGAGCTGCTCTACATCAGCATGGGAGTCCTCACAG GTCTGGGCTTCGCCCTCAGTTACACCCCCACCGTCGCCCTGGTGGGCTGCTACTTCCAGCAGAGGAAGGCGTTGGCGTATGGCATCGCCATGTCGGGCAGCGGCATCGGGACGTTCGTGTTGGCTTCGGTCGTGCAGCTGCTCATCGAGCTGTACTCCTGGAGGGGGGCGCTGCTCATCCTCAGCGCCTTCGTCGCCAACCTGTGCGTCTGTGGGGCGCTGCTGCGACCAATCACGGTGCAGAAGGAGGAGAAAACAT GTGACACCGAACTCACCGTCAAACCCTCCAACCAATCCAAACACAGCCTTCTGCCATCAGCCAAGCTGTCAGCGCCCCCTTCACTGCCCCTGGAAAACCCCACACCGAGAAGGAGGTGcttcagttcctgctttctgtccaGTGAAGAGTACCGGTTCCTGAAGACGCCGGACTTCCTGGGTCTGGCCGCGTCCTTCCTGTTCCTGGCCAGCGGCTGCAGCCTGCCATTCGTCTACCTCGTCCCATATGCTCTAAGTGTAGGCGTCGACCACCAGCACGCGGCCTTCCTCATGTCCATCCTGGGAGTCATCAACATCGTGGGGAACGTCACGTTCGGCTGGCTGACAGACAGAAG GTGTCTGAAGCCTCATCGTTTGTCCTGTTACGTCCTGTCGGTGGTGTTGGAGGGTCTCTGCTGCCTCTTCACGCCACTCCTTCGATCATTCACACTCCTTGTCCCATTCGCCATCCTCTATGGCTACTTTGATGGCGCCTACGTGGCACTGATCCCGGTGGTGACATCAGACATCATAGGAGGTCCATACCTGTCCTCAGCGCTGGGCGTGGTTTACTTCCTGCACGCCATCCCGTACCTGATTAGCCCACCAATCGTgg GCTGGCTGGTTGACATCACAGAAAGTTACACATCCACTTTCCTTCTCAGTGGCGCCGCCCTGCTGGCCAGCGCGCTCATTGTCTCCACCGTGGCTGGGATTCGTCGCTGCAAGCAGCTGACCACCAAGCGCAGGCTCCTCCCCCTTAGCCTAACTGACCAATCAAACTGCCTCAGCAAAAAGGGGGTCCATAGGGACGTTGCCTCATAG
- the slc16a12b gene encoding monocarboxylate transporter 12-B isoform X1: MVTVCTRAVTRCISIFFMEFQAHFGADYSSTAWIHSLVDCSTMLFAPVGSLVGNRWSCRVAVMSGGVLSSCGLLLSSFSTSLELLYISMGVLTGLGFALSYTPTVALVGCYFQQRKALAYGIAMSGSGIGTFVLASVVQLLIELYSWRGALLILSAFVANLCVCGALLRPITVQKEEKTCDTELTVKPSNQSKHSLLPSAKLSAPPSLPLENPTPRRRCFSSCFLSSEEYRFLKTPDFLGLAASFLFLASGCSLPFVYLVPYALSVGVDHQHAAFLMSILGVINIVGNVTFGWLTDRRCLKPHRLSCYVLSVVLEGLCCLFTPLLRSFTLLVPFAILYGYFDGAYVALIPVVTSDIIGGPYLSSALGVVYFLHAIPYLISPPIVGWLVDITESYTSTFLLSGAALLASALIVSTVAGIRRCKQLTTKRRLLPLSLTDQSNCLSKKGVHRDVAS, encoded by the exons GTGCATCTCCATCTTCTTCATGGAGTTTCAGGCCCACTTTGGAGCCGACTACTCCTCCACAGCATGGATCCACAGCCTGGTGGACTGCAGCACCATGCTGTTCG cACCTGTGGGCAGCCTGGTGGGGAACCGCTGGTCCTGCAGGGTGGCGGTGATGTCAGGTGGTGTCCTTTCGTCCTGCGGCCTCTTACTCAGCTCCTTCTCCACCAGCCTGGAGCTGCTCTACATCAGCATGGGAGTCCTCACAG GTCTGGGCTTCGCCCTCAGTTACACCCCCACCGTCGCCCTGGTGGGCTGCTACTTCCAGCAGAGGAAGGCGTTGGCGTATGGCATCGCCATGTCGGGCAGCGGCATCGGGACGTTCGTGTTGGCTTCGGTCGTGCAGCTGCTCATCGAGCTGTACTCCTGGAGGGGGGCGCTGCTCATCCTCAGCGCCTTCGTCGCCAACCTGTGCGTCTGTGGGGCGCTGCTGCGACCAATCACGGTGCAGAAGGAGGAGAAAACAT GTGACACCGAACTCACCGTCAAACCCTCCAACCAATCCAAACACAGCCTTCTGCCATCAGCCAAGCTGTCAGCGCCCCCTTCACTGCCCCTGGAAAACCCCACACCGAGAAGGAGGTGcttcagttcctgctttctgtccaGTGAAGAGTACCGGTTCCTGAAGACGCCGGACTTCCTGGGTCTGGCCGCGTCCTTCCTGTTCCTGGCCAGCGGCTGCAGCCTGCCATTCGTCTACCTCGTCCCATATGCTCTAAGTGTAGGCGTCGACCACCAGCACGCGGCCTTCCTCATGTCCATCCTGGGAGTCATCAACATCGTGGGGAACGTCACGTTCGGCTGGCTGACAGACAGAAG GTGTCTGAAGCCTCATCGTTTGTCCTGTTACGTCCTGTCGGTGGTGTTGGAGGGTCTCTGCTGCCTCTTCACGCCACTCCTTCGATCATTCACACTCCTTGTCCCATTCGCCATCCTCTATGGCTACTTTGATGGCGCCTACGTGGCACTGATCCCGGTGGTGACATCAGACATCATAGGAGGTCCATACCTGTCCTCAGCGCTGGGCGTGGTTTACTTCCTGCACGCCATCCCGTACCTGATTAGCCCACCAATCGTgg GCTGGCTGGTTGACATCACAGAAAGTTACACATCCACTTTCCTTCTCAGTGGCGCCGCCCTGCTGGCCAGCGCGCTCATTGTCTCCACCGTGGCTGGGATTCGTCGCTGCAAGCAGCTGACCACCAAGCGCAGGCTCCTCCCCCTTAGCCTAACTGACCAATCAAACTGCCTCAGCAAAAAGGGGGTCCATAGGGACGTTGCCTCATAG